TGAGTCACAAGAATTACAAAACAGTTCCGATGTTGGCCGTGTACGATCCATTAAGAACGACAGACCATCGTCTGGAGGCGGCGCCTAAGATCGACGTGACGACCTGCCTTTCTCAATCCGAAATTCGGGACTGGGAAGAGGTGGGTGCCGGCGTCAAGTTGGACGCAGAAAGATCGTGGCACATTCAGATCTGTCCGATCTGCCGCGAGGTGGTTCTTTGTCTGGACAAGCTCGGTGTACCGCCCGACGTGATGGCGGATGCTTACTGTCGGGAGAAGACGAGGCAGATCCCGCAGCAGCTGGAGGCGCTTATTGTGCGGCCGGAAATTCCGGAGTTACCGGTGGTCATGAAGAAGAGGCCTCGGCAGCCGGCGAAAACCGGCCTCTGGGACTCGATAACGAAGTTTTTCAGGAGGTCCTAACGGACCTCCTTTTTTATTGACTTTTTTCACCAATTTTATATATACTTCTACCTATCATGTCCGAGTTAGATAATAACAGTACGGCTTTAGCGGGAGAGGATTCAGTTCCGCAGGAGCAAACGATGGACCAGACCTTAATGGAAGAAATGGTTAAGGCGGGTGTTTTGTATGGAAGAAAGAAATCCAAAACTCATCCTCGGATGAGGCCTTTTATTTTCGGAACCCGCAATGGCATTGAGATTTTGGAATTGGCTAAGACTATGGAATCAATTGATAAGGCCGGAGATTTTTTGAAAGAAACCGCCAAGAAAGACGGATTGGTTTTAGTGGTTGGCACTAAACCCGCCTCTCAAGATTTGATGCAGGAATTTGCTAAGAAATTTTCCTATCCTTATGTAGTGAAGCGCTGGTTGGGAGGCACGTTAACTAATTTCAAAACAATTCTTACCCGCATTCAGTACTATATGAATTTGAAGGTTAATAAAGCGACCGGCAAATTGGAGAAATATACCAAAAAGGAGCGGGTGGAATTTGATAAGCAGATTGAAAAAATGGAGGGCTTCTTTTTGGGATTAGAGAGATTGTCCCGCCAGCCGGATGCCGTGATAGTGGTGAACGTGAACGATCACATGACCGCCGTGCGTGAGGCCAAGCGTATGAATATTCCGGTGGTGGCAATTTTGAGCACCGACACTAGCCCGGAGATAGTGGAGTACCCGATTCCGGCCAACGATAATTCCCGCAACAGCATTGCTTGGATTTTGGCTAAGTTGGAGGCGAAGGTGCAGGAAGGCTTGAAGGAGCGCCCGGCCGCCGTAGGCACAGTGACTCCCGCTAAGTAGTTTTCGGTCTGTTTGTTGTTTGGTATAGTTAGTAAGCTTGGAGGATTTAAGTTTGATATTTAAACGTTTAAATATTTAAATAATAAAAATATTCTACAACTATGGCAGCTGCTGACGTACAAAAATTAAGAGAATCTACCGGAGCAGGAATGATGGACTGCAAGCGGGCTTTGGATGATGCCGGTGGTGATTTTGATAAAGCCGCTTTGCTTATCAACGAGCGTGGTTTGACTAAAGCCATGAAGAAAGCCGATAGGGCTACGGGCGCCGCTTTATTGGAAAGCTATATTCACAACGGCCGAGTTGGTGTGCTTTTAGAATTACGTTGTGAGACAGACTTCGTGGTGCGCTCCGAGCCTTTTAAGGAGTTGGCGCATAATTTGGTGATGCATATTGCCGCGATGAATCCGGAAAATGTGGAAGCTTTGTTGCAGCAGCCTTATGTAAAAGACCCGAATCTTATTATTGATTCTTTGGTTAAGGGCGCGATTGCTAAGATTGGTGAGAATATTCAAGTTTCCAAATTTTGCCGGTACGAAATCTAATGTGGATTCGCTCCGTTCTTCAAATAATAGTTTTCTCCAGTTTGGGCTTGGTGATTTATATGATTGCTAGAGCGATTCCGAGAGTTCCTGAAGAAGTCTCCACGCATAGGCGTTCCAGTTGGGTAGACCGATTGATGTCGAAGATTCCGATGTCGGCAATTGACGACCGGCTCAATTCTTTTATTGCTAAATTTTTGCGGAAATTTCGCGTGATAATGATGAAAATTGATAATTTCATCAATGACCGATTGGGTAAGTTGAGTAAAAAAACGAAAGAACCGACAGAGGAAAGCCCTAGCCAGGATCAAAATAAGACCGTTTTGTAGTCATCAAAAAATCCCCTAAATGGGGGATTTTTTGATTGAGCCGGTGAGGTGAATCGAACACCTGTTTTCGCTTTACAAAAGCGTTGCTCTGCCATTGAGCTACACCGGCGAGTCCGTCTGCCGACGGACGAGCCCCGCCAACGGCGGGGCAAATTTTTTCCGCCGAGTGGCGGATAAAATTTGTGGGCAGGGAGGGATTCGAACCCCCGTAGCCATAAAGGCGTCTGGTTTACAGCCAGATGCAATTGACCGCTCTGCCACCTGCCCGCACCCCCAAGGATAGTACATTGCCTAAGTAACAGGCAAGTGATACCATTTTGGTAGATTTTTAACATTTTCAGGAGGTTCGCATGAAGCGCTTCCATCTCCCGTTGGTTCGTTCGTTGATTGCCTGCGTTTTTACCTGTTTGCTTCTGGTTTCTTGTTCTTCCTGCACGAGTCGTACCCCGACGGAGGATAACTCCAGAATTGATGTCGATTGGTTTATCGTCTGGGCTGATCTTCACAAAGATCTTACTCCGGAAAGCAGATTGGCGAGCGACATTGTTTATGAATTGGACGCTTACTACTATGCTCCGCACAATTTGGATTATTCCGACTTGTTTAACGCGGCTTTGGCTGGCGTCGCCGAAGAGATGAAGGCCAAGAATCTTTCCTGGCAGTACACGAAGATTCGAGATAGCGCGGCTCGCTATGAAGCCCGTTATGAATATGCCAAGCAGTTCGTGGTCGCGGAGAAATTGGCGGAACAGAATAAGGTCCCGACGTATGATCTCGCTTTTGCTTCTGCGGCTAAGATGCTGAATTCAATCGGCCGCTCGCACACCTATTTCGTTTATCCGGATTGGCATCCGAAAGGACGGGCCAACGTCGCCATTGATGAGTCGTTTGTGGGTATCGGTGTTATTTTGAGCAAGATTGATGAAGACTTTATCTATATCGCCGGTGTCCTTAAGGGAGGGCCGGCGGAATTGGCCGGATTGAAACCGTTTGACAAGATTGTTTCCGTCGACGGCAAAGTACCAACTGGAGATCTTGGCGCGCTGTCATCAATGATTCGCGGCCCGGAAGGCACTGTGGTTGTTATTGAAGTTTTGCGTGAGATGGATGTAGCGATGAAGTTCACGATTACTCGCGGCGCCGTCCGGCATTCTTTCGCGGAAGCGAAGGTATATCAGGAGGGCAATTACCGGTTGTGCTATTTGGAGGTTCGGGGTTTTGTACGTAGACCGTCCATGAAGGATGAGCCATACAAATACGTTCCCGATACGGATGTTTTTGCCAATCGGATTAACTTCTTGGCGCATGACCCCGGTATTTTTAGCGCTTGGCATGACGGGATGATAATTGATTTGCGCGGTAATCCGGGAGGCTCGCTGGACGCTCTGGTTTGGTTCCTTTCCTGCTTCTTGCCGGAAAGAACCGAGCTTTTTACTCTCGATAGCAGAGAAGGAAAGGAAGTCCGATTTTCACTGTGGGATCCCAGGACTAAGGTGCCGGTGGTCATTCTGATTGATAAAGACAGTGGTTCCGCCGCGGAAATCTTCGCTGGCGTGATGCAGGAGACGGGAAGAGCCAAGATAGTCGGCTCTAAGAGTTCCGGAGCAGTCGAGGTCACCAGCGAACGCAGTTGTTTTATGGGCTCATCCATCCACATCAGTGAACAACAGCTTTATCTGCCCAGCGGAAAATGCTTGGAAGGCGTTGGAGTGATTCCTGATTATGAGGTGAAGACGACTAAGGATGATGTACTACATGGCAGAGATGCTTGTATCGAAAAAGCGAAGGAGATTTTGACTGGAACTAAGAAGTAAGACGAAATCGCGACCCCTGCTTTACGCGGGGGCCTTTTTTATCTATAATTCACAATATTCAATTGTGCTGGTGTAGTTCAGTGGCAGAACGCTTTCTTGGTAAGAAAGAGGTCGCGAGTTCGATTCTCGCCACCAGCTCAGACTTCGCAGAGAATCGAATAGCAGCACCCCGTGTTGGAAGGCTCTCGGAAACCAGAAGGTGTCCGAGACGGGGGTCGGGGTGCTGCGGAGGTGTTCGAGCCGAGTACCCGAGGCCTTGTTCTCGCCACCAGCTCAGAGTTGATTTTATTAGGCTTATCGGCTATTATTTATTACCAATATGGCAACGTCCAAGTTTTCCCAAAATTTAATCAAATTGAAATGTGGCACCTGTGCCCGGGTGAATTATTATACCCGCAAAAACAAAAAGCTCGTGGAGCGTAAAATTGAGCTGAAAAAGTTCTGCAATTGGTGCCGCAAGCACACTCCTCATAAGGAAGCGAAGAGATAGTTCGGGCGCATTGCTTTTGAGACATAGAACAAACAGCCTTCCACGGGCTGTTTTGTTATACTAATAGAAGTTATTTGAGAGGAGCCAAGATGAAGAAGATTCTCATCGCCCTGTTTTGTCTGTCCAGTTACGTTGCTTCCAAAGCCGAAGATCCCAAACCCGAAGAAGTGAAGAAGCCGCAAATCTGTTGGGAATGCATCGAGCTTTATGATGATTCGGATTTTAAGAAAAAGATGCCGGAGGATTCCAAGATCATGAAGAGTTATCGTAAAAAACTTCCTAAATATCAGAAGCGGGTTAAGGAAGAATTGAAGAAGGTATTCGAAGCGGAGGGTATGGAGCTTGTGGAATGCCCCACTCATAAAGTGGACGGCAGCGCCTTGAAGCAGGTCACGGCCGAGGACAAGCCTTTGCATATGAAGATTTCCTTGGCGTATAACGGACTCATCTGGATCACCGTTTACACGAAGATTGAAATTTACCGCGGCGACCAGAAAGTGATTACTTTCAAGAAAGAAAAGACCGCCTTCATTCTGGATGTTGATGGAAAAGAAGAGCGTCAGAGGGCAGTCACTGAATTCGCGAAAGAAATTACGAAAACGCTGGTAGAAAAGGTCAGGGAATTGAAGCCTGAAGAAAAATAGCCCCGTGGGACGTGGCGAGCAAAACTCGCTTTACGTCCCTTACGGGGTTTTTATTTGATTTTTGTGGAAAAATCGGTATGATATAGCTTATTGGAGGGGGCGTCGTCCAACGGCAGGACTTCGGTCTCCAAAACCGACTATTACGGTTCGAATCCGTACGCCCCCGCAGACTACATTTTTTATCGAGAGACCGAGATTTGAATTCAAAACCTGTTCGAATCCTAGAGCCATTCTAGTTCGATGACCGAGACGGTTCGAATCGTAGTGCCCCCGCAGACTACATTTCTTATCGAGAGACCGAGAGGCCTAGGTTTACTTGTTAGTTAAATAAAATAAAAAACTATGAACTGGATTAAAGAAAATAAAATTGCGAGCGGGATAATTCTTGTTTTGATTGTAGTTCTGGCAGTTGTCTATTTTGATAAGCAATCAGGAGAGATCGCAGGCAAAAACGAATTTCAGAAAAGACAAGAATGCTCTCAATATACTAGTTTGGTAGAAACAAAAATAAAGGAAAGCGGACGAGTTTTTGAGAAAGATAGTTATTCCGTTAAAGAAATATTGTATAGCCCAAAGCTGAACACCTGCCTTTATGCTTGGG
The sequence above is a segment of the bacterium genome. Coding sequences within it:
- the rpsB gene encoding 30S ribosomal protein S2, coding for MSELDNNSTALAGEDSVPQEQTMDQTLMEEMVKAGVLYGRKKSKTHPRMRPFIFGTRNGIEILELAKTMESIDKAGDFLKETAKKDGLVLVVGTKPASQDLMQEFAKKFSYPYVVKRWLGGTLTNFKTILTRIQYYMNLKVNKATGKLEKYTKKERVEFDKQIEKMEGFFLGLERLSRQPDAVIVVNVNDHMTAVREAKRMNIPVVAILSTDTSPEIVEYPIPANDNSRNSIAWILAKLEAKVQEGLKERPAAVGTVTPAK
- the tsf gene encoding translation elongation factor Ts translates to MAAADVQKLRESTGAGMMDCKRALDDAGGDFDKAALLINERGLTKAMKKADRATGAALLESYIHNGRVGVLLELRCETDFVVRSEPFKELAHNLVMHIAAMNPENVEALLQQPYVKDPNLIIDSLVKGAIAKIGENIQVSKFCRYEI
- a CDS encoding S41 family peptidase gives rise to the protein MKRFHLPLVRSLIACVFTCLLLVSCSSCTSRTPTEDNSRIDVDWFIVWADLHKDLTPESRLASDIVYELDAYYYAPHNLDYSDLFNAALAGVAEEMKAKNLSWQYTKIRDSAARYEARYEYAKQFVVAEKLAEQNKVPTYDLAFASAAKMLNSIGRSHTYFVYPDWHPKGRANVAIDESFVGIGVILSKIDEDFIYIAGVLKGGPAELAGLKPFDKIVSVDGKVPTGDLGALSSMIRGPEGTVVVIEVLREMDVAMKFTITRGAVRHSFAEAKVYQEGNYRLCYLEVRGFVRRPSMKDEPYKYVPDTDVFANRINFLAHDPGIFSAWHDGMIIDLRGNPGGSLDALVWFLSCFLPERTELFTLDSREGKEVRFSLWDPRTKVPVVILIDKDSGSAAEIFAGVMQETGRAKIVGSKSSGAVEVTSERSCFMGSSIHISEQQLYLPSGKCLEGVGVIPDYEVKTTKDDVLHGRDACIEKAKEILTGTKK
- the rpmG gene encoding 50S ribosomal protein L33 encodes the protein MATSKFSQNLIKLKCGTCARVNYYTRKNKKLVERKIELKKFCNWCRKHTPHKEAKR